The Macaca thibetana thibetana isolate TM-01 chromosome 19, ASM2454274v1, whole genome shotgun sequence genome has a segment encoding these proteins:
- the RPL18A gene encoding 60S ribosomal protein L18a isoform X1, with amino-acid sequence MGHGPHRGSAELREYKVVGRCLPTPKCHTPPLYRMRIFAPNHVVAKSRFWYFVSQLKKMKKSSGEIVYCGQVFEKSPLRVKNFGIWLRYDSRSGTHNMYREYRDLTTAGAVTQCYRDMGARHRARAHSIQIMKVEEIAASKCRRPAVKQFHDSKIKFPLPHRVLRRQHKPRFTTKRPNTFF; translated from the exons ATGGGGCACGGGCCCCATCGGGGGTCTGCAGAG CTACGAGAGTACAAGGTGGTGGGTCGCTGCCTGCCCACCCCCAAATGCCACACACCACCCCTCTACCGCATGCGAATCTTTGCGCCTAATCATGTCGTCGCCAAGTCCCGCTTCTGGTACTTCGTATCTCAgttaaagaagatgaagaaatctTCAGGGGAGATTGTCTACTGTGGGCAG GTGTTTGAGAAGTCGCCACTGCGGGTGAAGAACTTCGGAATCTGGCTGCGCTATGACTCCCGGAGCGGCACCCACAACATGTACCGGGAATACCGGGACCTGACCACTGCGGGCGCTGTCACCCAGTGCT ACCGAGACATGGGTGCCCGGCACCGCGCCCGGGCCCACTCCATTCAGATCATGAAGGTGGAGGAGATCGCGGCCAGCAAGTGCCGTCGGCCGGCTGTCAAGCAGTTCCAT GACTCCAAGATCAAGTTCCCGCTGCCCCACCGGGTCCTGCGCCGTCAGCACAAGCCACGCTTCACCACCAAGAGGCCCAACACCTTCTTTTAG
- the RPL18A gene encoding 60S ribosomal protein L18a isoform X2 — protein sequence MKASGTLREYKVVGRCLPTPKCHTPPLYRMRIFAPNHVVAKSRFWYFVSQLKKMKKSSGEIVYCGQVFEKSPLRVKNFGIWLRYDSRSGTHNMYREYRDLTTAGAVTQCYRDMGARHRARAHSIQIMKVEEIAASKCRRPAVKQFHDSKIKFPLPHRVLRRQHKPRFTTKRPNTFF from the exons ATGAAGGCTTCTGGCACA CTACGAGAGTACAAGGTGGTGGGTCGCTGCCTGCCCACCCCCAAATGCCACACACCACCCCTCTACCGCATGCGAATCTTTGCGCCTAATCATGTCGTCGCCAAGTCCCGCTTCTGGTACTTCGTATCTCAgttaaagaagatgaagaaatctTCAGGGGAGATTGTCTACTGTGGGCAG GTGTTTGAGAAGTCGCCACTGCGGGTGAAGAACTTCGGAATCTGGCTGCGCTATGACTCCCGGAGCGGCACCCACAACATGTACCGGGAATACCGGGACCTGACCACTGCGGGCGCTGTCACCCAGTGCT ACCGAGACATGGGTGCCCGGCACCGCGCCCGGGCCCACTCCATTCAGATCATGAAGGTGGAGGAGATCGCGGCCAGCAAGTGCCGTCGGCCGGCTGTCAAGCAGTTCCAT GACTCCAAGATCAAGTTCCCGCTGCCCCACCGGGTCCTGCGCCGTCAGCACAAGCCACGCTTCACCACCAAGAGGCCCAACACCTTCTTTTAG